One stretch of Eretmochelys imbricata isolate rEreImb1 chromosome 1, rEreImb1.hap1, whole genome shotgun sequence DNA includes these proteins:
- the KBTBD3 gene encoding kelch repeat and BTB domain-containing protein 3 yields the protein MDNQQDFISISTCSGISVPEKKINSLVAEDHGQQILNVLQSFRENNIFFDFKILVKDEIIPCHRCVLAACSDFFRAMFEVNMKERDDGNVTISNLSPKAVKAFLDYAYTGKTEITNDNVEMFFQLSSFLQVSHLSKACSDFLIESIDLGNCLQLLSISESYGSVHLFDHALEFAQHCFSLLLKSSDFLEMNFEILQKCIEADELNVLEEESVLKAVLQWTKHNLETRQKHLHHLIKKVRLHQLPEKSLKDLLHSEEYLLQSTDCLGIINDAIKSVQNSSGLFPDARPSTTEKYIFVHKTEENGENRHTFCYNIKTDKWRELPHTHIIYLPGSSLSSYGEKIFITGGCKGNCCRTVRLHIAEPFHDATDQTWCYCPVSNDFSVVSAMKKPRTMHTSVMTLNQLFIIGGKTKGAQDIRSLLDVESYNPLSKEWKSVSPLPRGIYYPEASACENIIYVLGAEVEITDAFNPSLDCFFEYNVITDQWSELVAEFGQFFHATLIKAVPVNCTLYICDLSTYKVYSFCPETCVWKGEGSFECAGFNAGAVGIEDKIYILGGDYAPDEITDEVQVYHSNRSEWEEVTPMPRALTEFHCQTIQFNKYRDPWSSVGQCALEHFETL from the exons ATGGACAATCAACAGGATTTCATTAGCATCTCAACTTGCAGTGGAATTTCTGTtcctgaaaagaaaatcaactccTTAGTAGCTGAAGATCATGGTCAGCAAATTCTAAATGTACTGCAAagtttcagagaaaataatatcTTTTTTGACTTTAAAATACTTGTGAAAGATGAAATAATCCCCTGTCATCGTTGTGTACTAGCAGCATGCAGTGACTTTTTCAG AGCCATGTTTGAGGTTAACATGAAAGAAAGAGATGATGGGAATGTTACTATTAGTAATTTATCACCCAAGGCAGTGAAGGCTTTTCTCGATTATGCCTATACAGGAAAAACTGAGATAACAAATGATAATGTGGAAATGTTCTTCCAGTTGTCATCATTTCTTCAAGTTTCACACCTCTCCAAAGCTTGCAGTGACTTTCTAATAGAAAGCATTGATCTTGGGAACTGTTTACAATTGTTGTCTATATCAGAAAGTTATGGTTCTGTTCATTTGTTTGATCATGCACTAGAGTTTGCACAGCACTGCTTTTCCTTGCTACTCAAATCAAGTGATTTCTTGGAGATGAATTTTGAGATATTACAAAAATGTATTGAAGCAGATGAGCTAAATGTTCTGGAGGAAGAATCTGTGTTGAAAGCTGTCCTACAGTGGACCAAACATAATTTAGAAACAAGACAGAAGCATCTCCATCACTTGATTAAAAAAGTGAGATTACATCAGTTACCTGAAAAGTCACTGAAGGACTTGTTGCATTCTGAAGAATATTTGCTTCAGAGCACTGACTGCTTAGGAATAATCAACGATGCAATTAAAAGTGTACAAAACTCCAGTGGCCTGTTTCCAGATGCTCGTCCTTCAAcaacagaaaaatatatatttgttcacAAGActgaagaaaatggagaaaacagaCACACATTTTGCTATAACATCAAAACTGATAAATGGAGAGAACTGCCCCACACCCACATAATTTATCTGCCAGGGTCAAGTTTATCTAGttatggagaaaaaatatttataactGGTGGGTGCAAAGGGAACTGCTGTAGGACTGTTAGACTTCATATTGCTGAACCCTTTCATGATGCCACTGACCAGACTTGGTGCTACTGCCCAGTCAGCAATGATTTCTCCGTAGTGTCAGCTATGAAAAAACCAAGGACTATGCACACATCTGTCATGACTCTAAATCAGTTATTTATAATAGGTGGAAAGACTAAAGGAGCTCAAGACATCAGAAGTCTTTTGGATGTGGAATCTTACAATCCTCTCTCCAAAGAATGGAAATCTGTAAGTCCGCTACCAAGAGGCATATACTATCCAGAAGCAAGTGCATGTGAAAATATAATTTATGTCCTTGGTGCTGAAGTAGAGATTACTGATGCCTTTAATCCATCTCTGGATTGTTTCTTTGAGTATAatgttataactgatcaatggtcTGAGCTTGTAGCAGAGTTTGGGCAATTTTTTCATGCAACTTTAATCAAAGCTGTTCCAGTGAACTGCACATTGTATATATGTGACCTTTCCACCTACAAGGTTTATAGTTTTTGTCCAGAAACTTGTGTTTGGAAAGGGGAAGGATCTTTTGAATGTGCTGGCTTTAATGCAGGAGCAGTTGGAATAGAAGATAAAATTTACATACTAGGTGGTGATTATGCTCCAGATGAAATTACAGATGAAGTCCAAGTCTACCATAGCAACAGGTCTGAGTGGGAAGAAGTCACACCAATGCCAAGAGCCTTAACTGAGTTTCATTGTCAGACGATTCAGTTTAATAAATACAGAGACCCATGGTCATCTGTAGGGCAGTGTGCTCTGGAGCATTTTGAAACATTGTGA